In Ferviditalea candida, the following are encoded in one genomic region:
- a CDS encoding response regulator — protein MDEVQTIQTNILIVDAEERFRRLLRKHLEKEDFMIDEAADGKTALSKAEQINYDMIVLDTLLPDLSGIDVCEKLRRIKSTPVIMLTAQGEEDDRLRGFQAGADDYVVKPFSPREMIYRVKAVLKRCKTTRHLPMAACRAQIRIHFPNLVIDHDAHRVTVDGREVYLTPTEYDLLYFLASNPNRVFSRHDLLKHVWEYADIKDSRTVDTHIKKLREKLNGASTEASTMISTIWGTGYLLRNDSA, from the coding sequence ATGGATGAAGTCCAAACGATCCAAACAAACATCCTGATTGTCGATGCCGAAGAGCGGTTTCGCCGGTTATTGCGAAAACACCTGGAAAAGGAAGACTTCATGATCGATGAAGCCGCTGACGGGAAAACCGCTTTGAGCAAGGCCGAACAAATCAACTATGATATGATTGTGCTTGATACCCTGCTTCCGGATTTAAGCGGCATCGACGTTTGCGAAAAATTGCGGCGGATCAAATCCACGCCTGTCATTATGCTGACCGCTCAAGGTGAGGAGGACGACCGATTGCGCGGGTTTCAAGCGGGCGCGGATGACTATGTCGTCAAGCCGTTCAGCCCCCGCGAAATGATATATCGCGTGAAAGCCGTGCTGAAACGCTGCAAAACCACACGTCACCTGCCGATGGCAGCATGCCGTGCGCAAATCCGCATACACTTTCCGAACCTCGTCATCGACCATGATGCGCATCGGGTCACTGTTGATGGGAGAGAGGTTTATTTAACTCCAACAGAATATGATTTGCTGTATTTTCTGGCTTCAAATCCCAATAGAGTCTTCTCCAGGCACGATCTGTTGAAGCATGTTTGGGAATACGCTGATATCAAGGACTCGCGAACGGTCGATACGCATATCAAAAAATTGCGGGAGAAACTAAACGGGGCTTCCACTGAGGCGTCAACAATGATCTCCACCATTTGGGGAACGGGGTATCTGCTAAGAA